CCGACAAATCGTAGCCACAGAGAAGCGACATTCTATTGTCGGCGCTGAGGTGAAGCGGCTCGAGAAGGCTGAAGCTGCAGCGGCAACAAAGGCCAAAGCCGTGAAGGAAAAGAAAGTGGCGGCGGCCAAGGCGGAGAAAGCGCATACTGAGGCCGTTGCCAAACAAGCCCGAGAGGCCGCCGCCATAGAGGCTGAACAAGAACGTGAGGCGGCCATTGAACGCGAGCGCATTCGGAATCTCCCACCAGCCCCGGCGCCTTACGCGCCCCCGGCGCCCGCCCCGTATGTGCCAGCCCCGGCGCCGTACATCCCGCCTGTCCAGCAGGACCCCTACCCCGGTTATACGGGGCCACGATGCTATGCTCCGGGCGGGAAATCCTGGAAGCCTTGTCCCTGACACCAGGTGAGGGCCGAAAGTCGCCCTAAGCTATTTATATGGACATTGACCCTCAGCGTCCCGTCGCCGTGAAGCATCTCCCGTGGAAGAAGATTCTCTTTATTCTGCTGGCTATCCACGCGTTGGTGGTTGGTTTTAGTTTAGTTTCGCCTCTGCTGACCGGCATGCCTCGGGGACAGACCCAGTTCAGCGTGTACTTCGACGTGAACTATGAGGGCAATTTCCCTACCTGGTGGAGTGTTGTCCAATTATCCGGCGCAACTGTGTTCCTTGCGATAACCGCGTGTTTCGCGTGGTATTCCCGGAGCCGGGGCTGGATCGCGTGGAGTGCTCTTGCGGCATTGATGCTGGTACTGAACCTCGACGAGGGCACCTGGCTGCATGAGCGGTTCGACCAGATAGCGCTGCATATTGTTGATGTTCAGGATTTCACCTTTGTATGGCTCATCTTCGGTATACCCCTGGCCTTGATAATCCTGGTAGTTTCGTGCATCAGCGCCCGCCACCTGCCGTTACTGGCCCGGAAACTGGTGCTGGCAGGATTCGTCACATTGATGTTCGCGGCCGTCGGCATGGAGCTCATCGCTGGCTCGTTTATCCAGGCTGGTACGAGCACCGTATGGATTGCATTGAGCTATCACCTCGAAGAATTTTTGGAACTCGCTGCTGTCGCGCTGATTCTCGTCGCTCCCCTGACGGCCTACCGGCTACGACCGACGATGGACGGCGTCAGCCTGCAACTCGAGCCCAAGACGTGAGCATCACCTCCGGTGTGCACTGTCATTTTGCGGTGTGGATTCCTACCATGGGGTCATGGACAAAAACAACGACGCCGAATCTCCAAAGGACACCTTCATCCCCCTGGACGACGAACCCATAACAAAGCGTGATGCCACGCCGGGCGATGAATCGGCTGTGTCACCTGCCACGCGAGCGAAGTATCGGCACCTGATGATTGCTGGGATCGTCGTGATTGTGCTCGCTGTGACAGCAGTAGTCTTCATTGCCTTGATGATCAACTGAAAATTACTCTCTCGCTTCAGCGGTCTTCTTGTCGTTGGCCTTCTGTAGAGCCTTGATCAGTTCGCTTTTCGTCATATCCGAACGCCTGGAGATATCGAGTTTCTTCGCGAGTTCGTAAAGATGCTCTTTGGACGCGTTCTGGTCTACGCCGCCGGCGGTATCACGAGAGGTGTTCTTTCCGCCCTTCGCCTGCGGATCCGAAGGCCCATTTTCATCCTTCGGTTCCCAATGGTCGCCAACCTTCTCGTGCGTGTGCTTGAGCGCGCTGTAGGCAACCCGGTTCGTTCTCTCATCGTCGCCGTCGTACTCTTCCGCCGCGGAATCATGCGCCTTGGCGTACGTTTCCTGAGCCAACGTGTCCGAGCGTTTCAACGTGCTCGGCAGCTCTGATTCCTTGACTTTGCCGCTCTTCGTTGTCTTCGGCATTCTGCACCTCATTCTCCGCGGTGACCGCGAATCGGCTGTGTCTCCACTCTGTACCAGCTAAAGGCCCCTCGCAACACTTTAGCGTCTGACTTTCCCGCTCGGTGCGCGCCCAACCAGAGAACCAGCTAGCCATTGGCCGGCAAGCTGTATAAC
This region of Arthrobacter roseus genomic DNA includes:
- a CDS encoding ChaB family protein, translated to MPKTTKSGKVKESELPSTLKRSDTLAQETYAKAHDSAAEEYDGDDERTNRVAYSALKHTHEKVGDHWEPKDENGPSDPQAKGGKNTSRDTAGGVDQNASKEHLYELAKKLDISRRSDMTKSELIKALQKANDKKTAEARE